A single region of the Mugil cephalus isolate CIBA_MC_2020 chromosome 4, CIBA_Mcephalus_1.1, whole genome shotgun sequence genome encodes:
- the elmo2 gene encoding engulfment and cell motility protein 2 isoform X7: MPPPADIVKVAIEWPGANAQLIEMDQKRPLSSIIREVCDGWSLSGSEQFALRYADGPQLYITEQSRGDIKNGTILRLAISPARAARQLLERIQSHGIDARLEALKELAKLSADPTFATEFINMEGIGTLARLVESGTHFGEMLAFTLTAFLELMDHGIVSWDLISLSFIKQIAGYVNQPMVDVSILQRSLAILESMVLNSHSLYHRVAQEITVGQLIGHLSNQEIQTYAIALINALFLKAPEDRRQEMASTLAQKHLRSIILNHVIRGNRPIKAEMAHQLYVLQVLTFNLLEERMMTKMDPNDQAQRDIIFELRRIAFDGENDPTGTEKRKAMYTKDYKMLGFTNHVNPAMDFTQTPPGMLALDNMLYLAKVHQDTYIRIVLENSSREDKHECPFGRCAIELTRMLCEILQVGELPNEGCNDYHPMFFTHDRAWEEFFCVCIQLLNKTWKEMRATAEDFNKVMQVVREQITRALAMKPSSIDQLKNKLRGLNYSEILRLRQSERMSQDDFQSPPIIELRERIQPEILELIKQQRLNRLCEGSCFRKLGNRRRQEKFWFCRLSLNHKVLHYGDLDESPQGEVPFELLSDKIPVSDIKSVVTGKDCPHMKEKSALKQNKEVLELAFSVLYDPDETLNFVAPNKYEYCIWTDGLCALLGREMGSDLTRSDLDTLISMEMKLRLLDLENITIPEAPPPVPKEPSSYNFTYNYS; encoded by the exons ATGCCTCCCCCAGCTGACATTGTGAAGGTGGCCATTGAATGGCCCGGTGCCAATGCTCAACTTATAGAGATGGACCAG AAAAGACCTTTGTCCTCAATAATTCGGGAAGTATGTGATGG CTGGTCTTTGTCAGGATCAGAACAGTTCGCCCTGCGTTATGCTGACGGTCCTCAGCTGTATATCACTGAGCAG AGCCGTGGGGACATTAAGAATGGGACAATCCTTCGATTAGCGATTTCTCCC GCTCGTGCTGCTCGTCAGCTCCTGGAGAGGATCCAGTCTCACGGTATCGATGCTCGCCTCGAGGCTCTGAAGGAGCTCGCCAAGCTGTCTGCGGACCCAACGTTTGCCACAGAGTTCATCAACATGGAGGGCATAGGGACACTGGCTCGTCTTGTAGAGAGCGGCACCCA CTTCGGTGAAATGCTGGCCTTCACTCTCACTGCCTTCCTGGAGCTAATGGATCATGGCATTGTGTCCTGGGACCTTATCTCCCTCTCATTTATCAAACAG ATTGCGGGCTACGTGAACCAGCCGATGGTGGATGTGTCCATCCTGCAGCGCTCCCTGGCCATCCTTGAGAGCATGGTCCTGAACAGCCACAGCCTCTACCACCGAGTGGCCCAGGAAATCACTGTGGGACAGCTCATCGGGCACCT GTCAAACCAGGAGATCCAGACCTACGCCATCGCCCTCATCAATGCTCTTTTCCTGAAGGCACCAGAGGACAGGCGGCAG GAAATGGCAAGCACTTTGGCTCAGAAGCACCTGCGGTCCATCATCCTAAAT CATGTTATAAGAGGAAATCGACCAATCAAAGCAGAAATGGCACATCAGCTGTATGTGCTGCAGGtgctgacctttaacctcttGGAAGAGAGAATGATGACCAAAATGGACCCAAACGACCAG GCTCAGAGAGACATCATCTTTGAGCTGCGTAGAATTGCCTTTGATGGAGAAAATGACCCCACTGGCACGGAGAAGAGAAAGGCCATGTACACCAAGGACTACAAGATGCTGGGTTTCACT aaCCATGTGAACCCGGCTATGGACTTCACCCAGACTCCTCCAGGGATGCTGGCTCTGGACAACATGCTGTATCTGGCCAAGGTTCACCAGGATACGTACATCAGG ATTGTCCTGGAGAACAGCAGTCGTGAGGATAAGCATGAGTGTCCCTTTGGTCGCTGCGCCATCGAACTCACTCGAATGCTGTGCGAGATACTCCAGGTCGGAGAACTAC CTAACGAGGGCTGCAATGACTATCACCCCATGTTCTTCACCCATGACCGGGCATGGGAGGAATTCTTTTGTGTCTGCATCCAGCTTCTTAATAAGACCTGGAAGGAGATGAGGGCCACAGCTGAGGACTTCAACAAG GTGATGCAAGTGGTCCGTGAGCAAATCACCAGGGCTCTGGCAATGAAGCCGTCGTCTATAGATCAGCTGAAGAACAAACTGCGAGGCCTCAACTATTCAGAGATCCTGCGTCTGCGGCAGTCAGAAAGAATGAGCCAGGATGACTTCCAGTCTCCACCTATCAT tgAACTGCGGGAGAGAATTCAGCCTGAGATCCTAGAGCTCATCAAGCAGCAACGACTCAACCGGCTGTGCGAAGGGAGTTGCTTCCGTAAATTGGGGAACCGCCGCAGGCAAG AGAAGTTCTGGTTCTGCCGACTCTCTCTGAATCACAAAGTGCTGCACTACGGGGACTTGGATGAGTCACCTCAGGGTGAAGTGCCTTTTGAGCTCCTCAGTGACAAGA TTCCCGTCTCAGATATCAAGTCTGTGGTGACAGGGAAGGACTGCCCTCACATGAAAGAGAAAAGtgctctaaaacaaaacaag GAGGTGCTGGAGTTGGCCTTCTCTGTCCTCTATGATCCAGATGAAACACTCAATTTTGTTGCACCCAACAAATATGAG tATTGCATCTGGACTGATGGGCTGTGTGCGCTGCTGGGCAGAGAGATGGGCAGTGATCTGACGCGCAGTGACCTAGATACTCTCATCAGCATGGAGAtgaagctccgcctcctcgACCTTGAGAACATCACAATCCCAGAAGCACCGCCTCCCGTGCCAAAGGAGCCTAGCTCATATAACTTCACCTACAACTACAGCTGA
- the elmo2 gene encoding engulfment and cell motility protein 2 isoform X4: MPPPADIVKVAIEWPGANAQLIEMDQKRPLSSIIREVCDGWSLSGSEQFALRYADGPQLYITEQSRGDIKNGTILRLAISPFLQARAARQLLERIQSHGIDARLEALKELAKLSADPTFATEFINMEGIGTLARLVESGTHFGEMLAFTLTAFLELMDHGIVSWDLISLSFIKQIAGYVNQPMVDVSILQRSLAILESMVLNSHSLYHRVAQEITVGQLIGHLQVSNQEIQTYAIALINALFLKAPEDRRQEMASTLAQKHLRSIILNHVIRGNRPIKAEMAHQLYVLQVLTFNLLEERMMTKMDPNDQAQRDIIFELRRIAFDGENDPTGTEKRKAMYTKDYKMLGFTNHVNPAMDFTQTPPGMLALDNMLYLAKVHQDTYIRIVLENSSREDKHECPFGRCAIELTRMLCEILQVGELPNEGCNDYHPMFFTHDRAWEEFFCVCIQLLNKTWKEMRATAEDFNKVMQVVREQITRALAMKPSSIDQLKNKLRGLNYSEILRLRQSERMSQDDFQSPPIIELRERIQPEILELIKQQRLNRLCEGSCFRKLGNRRRQEKFWFCRLSLNHKVLHYGDLDESPQGEVPFELLSDKIPVSDIKSVVTGKDCPHMKEKSALKQNKEVLELAFSVLYDPDETLNFVAPNKYEYCIWTDGLCALLGREMGSDLTRSDLDTLISMEMKLRLLDLENITIPEAPPPVPKEPSSYNFTYNYS; encoded by the exons ATGCCTCCCCCAGCTGACATTGTGAAGGTGGCCATTGAATGGCCCGGTGCCAATGCTCAACTTATAGAGATGGACCAG AAAAGACCTTTGTCCTCAATAATTCGGGAAGTATGTGATGG CTGGTCTTTGTCAGGATCAGAACAGTTCGCCCTGCGTTATGCTGACGGTCCTCAGCTGTATATCACTGAGCAG AGCCGTGGGGACATTAAGAATGGGACAATCCTTCGATTAGCGATTTCTCCC TTTCTGCAGGCTCGTGCTGCTCGTCAGCTCCTGGAGAGGATCCAGTCTCACGGTATCGATGCTCGCCTCGAGGCTCTGAAGGAGCTCGCCAAGCTGTCTGCGGACCCAACGTTTGCCACAGAGTTCATCAACATGGAGGGCATAGGGACACTGGCTCGTCTTGTAGAGAGCGGCACCCA CTTCGGTGAAATGCTGGCCTTCACTCTCACTGCCTTCCTGGAGCTAATGGATCATGGCATTGTGTCCTGGGACCTTATCTCCCTCTCATTTATCAAACAG ATTGCGGGCTACGTGAACCAGCCGATGGTGGATGTGTCCATCCTGCAGCGCTCCCTGGCCATCCTTGAGAGCATGGTCCTGAACAGCCACAGCCTCTACCACCGAGTGGCCCAGGAAATCACTGTGGGACAGCTCATCGGGCACCTGCAagt GTCAAACCAGGAGATCCAGACCTACGCCATCGCCCTCATCAATGCTCTTTTCCTGAAGGCACCAGAGGACAGGCGGCAG GAAATGGCAAGCACTTTGGCTCAGAAGCACCTGCGGTCCATCATCCTAAAT CATGTTATAAGAGGAAATCGACCAATCAAAGCAGAAATGGCACATCAGCTGTATGTGCTGCAGGtgctgacctttaacctcttGGAAGAGAGAATGATGACCAAAATGGACCCAAACGACCAG GCTCAGAGAGACATCATCTTTGAGCTGCGTAGAATTGCCTTTGATGGAGAAAATGACCCCACTGGCACGGAGAAGAGAAAGGCCATGTACACCAAGGACTACAAGATGCTGGGTTTCACT aaCCATGTGAACCCGGCTATGGACTTCACCCAGACTCCTCCAGGGATGCTGGCTCTGGACAACATGCTGTATCTGGCCAAGGTTCACCAGGATACGTACATCAGG ATTGTCCTGGAGAACAGCAGTCGTGAGGATAAGCATGAGTGTCCCTTTGGTCGCTGCGCCATCGAACTCACTCGAATGCTGTGCGAGATACTCCAGGTCGGAGAACTAC CTAACGAGGGCTGCAATGACTATCACCCCATGTTCTTCACCCATGACCGGGCATGGGAGGAATTCTTTTGTGTCTGCATCCAGCTTCTTAATAAGACCTGGAAGGAGATGAGGGCCACAGCTGAGGACTTCAACAAG GTGATGCAAGTGGTCCGTGAGCAAATCACCAGGGCTCTGGCAATGAAGCCGTCGTCTATAGATCAGCTGAAGAACAAACTGCGAGGCCTCAACTATTCAGAGATCCTGCGTCTGCGGCAGTCAGAAAGAATGAGCCAGGATGACTTCCAGTCTCCACCTATCAT tgAACTGCGGGAGAGAATTCAGCCTGAGATCCTAGAGCTCATCAAGCAGCAACGACTCAACCGGCTGTGCGAAGGGAGTTGCTTCCGTAAATTGGGGAACCGCCGCAGGCAAG AGAAGTTCTGGTTCTGCCGACTCTCTCTGAATCACAAAGTGCTGCACTACGGGGACTTGGATGAGTCACCTCAGGGTGAAGTGCCTTTTGAGCTCCTCAGTGACAAGA TTCCCGTCTCAGATATCAAGTCTGTGGTGACAGGGAAGGACTGCCCTCACATGAAAGAGAAAAGtgctctaaaacaaaacaag GAGGTGCTGGAGTTGGCCTTCTCTGTCCTCTATGATCCAGATGAAACACTCAATTTTGTTGCACCCAACAAATATGAG tATTGCATCTGGACTGATGGGCTGTGTGCGCTGCTGGGCAGAGAGATGGGCAGTGATCTGACGCGCAGTGACCTAGATACTCTCATCAGCATGGAGAtgaagctccgcctcctcgACCTTGAGAACATCACAATCCCAGAAGCACCGCCTCCCGTGCCAAAGGAGCCTAGCTCATATAACTTCACCTACAACTACAGCTGA
- the elmo2 gene encoding engulfment and cell motility protein 2 isoform X2, translating to MPPPADIVKVAIEWPGANAQLIEMDQKRPLSSIIREVCDGWSLSGSEQFALRYADGPQLYITEQSRGDIKNGTILRLAISPFLQARAARQLLERIQSHGIDARLEALKELAKLSADPTFATEFINMEGIGTLARLVESGTHFGEMLAFTLTAFLELMDHGIVSWDLISLSFIKQIAGYVNQPMVDVSILQRSLAILESMVLNSHSLYHRVAQEITVGQLIGHLSNQEIQTYAIALINALFLKAPEDRRQEEYTNPLEQHLTEMASTLAQKHLRSIILNHVIRGNRPIKAEMAHQLYVLQVLTFNLLEERMMTKMDPNDQAQRDIIFELRRIAFDGENDPTGTEKRKAMYTKDYKMLGFTNHVNPAMDFTQTPPGMLALDNMLYLAKVHQDTYIRIVLENSSREDKHECPFGRCAIELTRMLCEILQVGELPNEGCNDYHPMFFTHDRAWEEFFCVCIQLLNKTWKEMRATAEDFNKVMQVVREQITRALAMKPSSIDQLKNKLRGLNYSEILRLRQSERMSQDDFQSPPIIELRERIQPEILELIKQQRLNRLCEGSCFRKLGNRRRQEKFWFCRLSLNHKVLHYGDLDESPQGEVPFELLSDKIPVSDIKSVVTGKDCPHMKEKSALKQNKEVLELAFSVLYDPDETLNFVAPNKYEYCIWTDGLCALLGREMGSDLTRSDLDTLISMEMKLRLLDLENITIPEAPPPVPKEPSSYNFTYNYS from the exons ATGCCTCCCCCAGCTGACATTGTGAAGGTGGCCATTGAATGGCCCGGTGCCAATGCTCAACTTATAGAGATGGACCAG AAAAGACCTTTGTCCTCAATAATTCGGGAAGTATGTGATGG CTGGTCTTTGTCAGGATCAGAACAGTTCGCCCTGCGTTATGCTGACGGTCCTCAGCTGTATATCACTGAGCAG AGCCGTGGGGACATTAAGAATGGGACAATCCTTCGATTAGCGATTTCTCCC TTTCTGCAGGCTCGTGCTGCTCGTCAGCTCCTGGAGAGGATCCAGTCTCACGGTATCGATGCTCGCCTCGAGGCTCTGAAGGAGCTCGCCAAGCTGTCTGCGGACCCAACGTTTGCCACAGAGTTCATCAACATGGAGGGCATAGGGACACTGGCTCGTCTTGTAGAGAGCGGCACCCA CTTCGGTGAAATGCTGGCCTTCACTCTCACTGCCTTCCTGGAGCTAATGGATCATGGCATTGTGTCCTGGGACCTTATCTCCCTCTCATTTATCAAACAG ATTGCGGGCTACGTGAACCAGCCGATGGTGGATGTGTCCATCCTGCAGCGCTCCCTGGCCATCCTTGAGAGCATGGTCCTGAACAGCCACAGCCTCTACCACCGAGTGGCCCAGGAAATCACTGTGGGACAGCTCATCGGGCACCT GTCAAACCAGGAGATCCAGACCTACGCCATCGCCCTCATCAATGCTCTTTTCCTGAAGGCACCAGAGGACAGGCGGCAG gaggAGTATACTAACCCGCTGGAGCAGCACCTCACT GAAATGGCAAGCACTTTGGCTCAGAAGCACCTGCGGTCCATCATCCTAAAT CATGTTATAAGAGGAAATCGACCAATCAAAGCAGAAATGGCACATCAGCTGTATGTGCTGCAGGtgctgacctttaacctcttGGAAGAGAGAATGATGACCAAAATGGACCCAAACGACCAG GCTCAGAGAGACATCATCTTTGAGCTGCGTAGAATTGCCTTTGATGGAGAAAATGACCCCACTGGCACGGAGAAGAGAAAGGCCATGTACACCAAGGACTACAAGATGCTGGGTTTCACT aaCCATGTGAACCCGGCTATGGACTTCACCCAGACTCCTCCAGGGATGCTGGCTCTGGACAACATGCTGTATCTGGCCAAGGTTCACCAGGATACGTACATCAGG ATTGTCCTGGAGAACAGCAGTCGTGAGGATAAGCATGAGTGTCCCTTTGGTCGCTGCGCCATCGAACTCACTCGAATGCTGTGCGAGATACTCCAGGTCGGAGAACTAC CTAACGAGGGCTGCAATGACTATCACCCCATGTTCTTCACCCATGACCGGGCATGGGAGGAATTCTTTTGTGTCTGCATCCAGCTTCTTAATAAGACCTGGAAGGAGATGAGGGCCACAGCTGAGGACTTCAACAAG GTGATGCAAGTGGTCCGTGAGCAAATCACCAGGGCTCTGGCAATGAAGCCGTCGTCTATAGATCAGCTGAAGAACAAACTGCGAGGCCTCAACTATTCAGAGATCCTGCGTCTGCGGCAGTCAGAAAGAATGAGCCAGGATGACTTCCAGTCTCCACCTATCAT tgAACTGCGGGAGAGAATTCAGCCTGAGATCCTAGAGCTCATCAAGCAGCAACGACTCAACCGGCTGTGCGAAGGGAGTTGCTTCCGTAAATTGGGGAACCGCCGCAGGCAAG AGAAGTTCTGGTTCTGCCGACTCTCTCTGAATCACAAAGTGCTGCACTACGGGGACTTGGATGAGTCACCTCAGGGTGAAGTGCCTTTTGAGCTCCTCAGTGACAAGA TTCCCGTCTCAGATATCAAGTCTGTGGTGACAGGGAAGGACTGCCCTCACATGAAAGAGAAAAGtgctctaaaacaaaacaag GAGGTGCTGGAGTTGGCCTTCTCTGTCCTCTATGATCCAGATGAAACACTCAATTTTGTTGCACCCAACAAATATGAG tATTGCATCTGGACTGATGGGCTGTGTGCGCTGCTGGGCAGAGAGATGGGCAGTGATCTGACGCGCAGTGACCTAGATACTCTCATCAGCATGGAGAtgaagctccgcctcctcgACCTTGAGAACATCACAATCCCAGAAGCACCGCCTCCCGTGCCAAAGGAGCCTAGCTCATATAACTTCACCTACAACTACAGCTGA
- the elmo2 gene encoding engulfment and cell motility protein 2 isoform X5: MPPPADIVKVAIEWPGANAQLIEMDQKRPLSSIIREVCDGWSLSGSEQFALRYADGPQLYITEQSRGDIKNGTILRLAISPFLQARAARQLLERIQSHGIDARLEALKELAKLSADPTFATEFINMEGIGTLARLVESGTHFGEMLAFTLTAFLELMDHGIVSWDLISLSFIKQIAGYVNQPMVDVSILQRSLAILESMVLNSHSLYHRVAQEITVGQLIGHLSNQEIQTYAIALINALFLKAPEDRRQEMASTLAQKHLRSIILNHVIRGNRPIKAEMAHQLYVLQVLTFNLLEERMMTKMDPNDQAQRDIIFELRRIAFDGENDPTGTEKRKAMYTKDYKMLGFTNHVNPAMDFTQTPPGMLALDNMLYLAKVHQDTYIRIVLENSSREDKHECPFGRCAIELTRMLCEILQVGELPNEGCNDYHPMFFTHDRAWEEFFCVCIQLLNKTWKEMRATAEDFNKVMQVVREQITRALAMKPSSIDQLKNKLRGLNYSEILRLRQSERMSQDDFQSPPIIELRERIQPEILELIKQQRLNRLCEGSCFRKLGNRRRQEKFWFCRLSLNHKVLHYGDLDESPQGEVPFELLSDKIPVSDIKSVVTGKDCPHMKEKSALKQNKEVLELAFSVLYDPDETLNFVAPNKYEYCIWTDGLCALLGREMGSDLTRSDLDTLISMEMKLRLLDLENITIPEAPPPVPKEPSSYNFTYNYS, translated from the exons ATGCCTCCCCCAGCTGACATTGTGAAGGTGGCCATTGAATGGCCCGGTGCCAATGCTCAACTTATAGAGATGGACCAG AAAAGACCTTTGTCCTCAATAATTCGGGAAGTATGTGATGG CTGGTCTTTGTCAGGATCAGAACAGTTCGCCCTGCGTTATGCTGACGGTCCTCAGCTGTATATCACTGAGCAG AGCCGTGGGGACATTAAGAATGGGACAATCCTTCGATTAGCGATTTCTCCC TTTCTGCAGGCTCGTGCTGCTCGTCAGCTCCTGGAGAGGATCCAGTCTCACGGTATCGATGCTCGCCTCGAGGCTCTGAAGGAGCTCGCCAAGCTGTCTGCGGACCCAACGTTTGCCACAGAGTTCATCAACATGGAGGGCATAGGGACACTGGCTCGTCTTGTAGAGAGCGGCACCCA CTTCGGTGAAATGCTGGCCTTCACTCTCACTGCCTTCCTGGAGCTAATGGATCATGGCATTGTGTCCTGGGACCTTATCTCCCTCTCATTTATCAAACAG ATTGCGGGCTACGTGAACCAGCCGATGGTGGATGTGTCCATCCTGCAGCGCTCCCTGGCCATCCTTGAGAGCATGGTCCTGAACAGCCACAGCCTCTACCACCGAGTGGCCCAGGAAATCACTGTGGGACAGCTCATCGGGCACCT GTCAAACCAGGAGATCCAGACCTACGCCATCGCCCTCATCAATGCTCTTTTCCTGAAGGCACCAGAGGACAGGCGGCAG GAAATGGCAAGCACTTTGGCTCAGAAGCACCTGCGGTCCATCATCCTAAAT CATGTTATAAGAGGAAATCGACCAATCAAAGCAGAAATGGCACATCAGCTGTATGTGCTGCAGGtgctgacctttaacctcttGGAAGAGAGAATGATGACCAAAATGGACCCAAACGACCAG GCTCAGAGAGACATCATCTTTGAGCTGCGTAGAATTGCCTTTGATGGAGAAAATGACCCCACTGGCACGGAGAAGAGAAAGGCCATGTACACCAAGGACTACAAGATGCTGGGTTTCACT aaCCATGTGAACCCGGCTATGGACTTCACCCAGACTCCTCCAGGGATGCTGGCTCTGGACAACATGCTGTATCTGGCCAAGGTTCACCAGGATACGTACATCAGG ATTGTCCTGGAGAACAGCAGTCGTGAGGATAAGCATGAGTGTCCCTTTGGTCGCTGCGCCATCGAACTCACTCGAATGCTGTGCGAGATACTCCAGGTCGGAGAACTAC CTAACGAGGGCTGCAATGACTATCACCCCATGTTCTTCACCCATGACCGGGCATGGGAGGAATTCTTTTGTGTCTGCATCCAGCTTCTTAATAAGACCTGGAAGGAGATGAGGGCCACAGCTGAGGACTTCAACAAG GTGATGCAAGTGGTCCGTGAGCAAATCACCAGGGCTCTGGCAATGAAGCCGTCGTCTATAGATCAGCTGAAGAACAAACTGCGAGGCCTCAACTATTCAGAGATCCTGCGTCTGCGGCAGTCAGAAAGAATGAGCCAGGATGACTTCCAGTCTCCACCTATCAT tgAACTGCGGGAGAGAATTCAGCCTGAGATCCTAGAGCTCATCAAGCAGCAACGACTCAACCGGCTGTGCGAAGGGAGTTGCTTCCGTAAATTGGGGAACCGCCGCAGGCAAG AGAAGTTCTGGTTCTGCCGACTCTCTCTGAATCACAAAGTGCTGCACTACGGGGACTTGGATGAGTCACCTCAGGGTGAAGTGCCTTTTGAGCTCCTCAGTGACAAGA TTCCCGTCTCAGATATCAAGTCTGTGGTGACAGGGAAGGACTGCCCTCACATGAAAGAGAAAAGtgctctaaaacaaaacaag GAGGTGCTGGAGTTGGCCTTCTCTGTCCTCTATGATCCAGATGAAACACTCAATTTTGTTGCACCCAACAAATATGAG tATTGCATCTGGACTGATGGGCTGTGTGCGCTGCTGGGCAGAGAGATGGGCAGTGATCTGACGCGCAGTGACCTAGATACTCTCATCAGCATGGAGAtgaagctccgcctcctcgACCTTGAGAACATCACAATCCCAGAAGCACCGCCTCCCGTGCCAAAGGAGCCTAGCTCATATAACTTCACCTACAACTACAGCTGA
- the elmo2 gene encoding engulfment and cell motility protein 2 isoform X3 has translation MPPPADIVKVAIEWPGANAQLIEMDQKRPLSSIIREVCDGWSLSGSEQFALRYADGPQLYITEQSRGDIKNGTILRLAISPARAARQLLERIQSHGIDARLEALKELAKLSADPTFATEFINMEGIGTLARLVESGTHFGEMLAFTLTAFLELMDHGIVSWDLISLSFIKQIAGYVNQPMVDVSILQRSLAILESMVLNSHSLYHRVAQEITVGQLIGHLQVSNQEIQTYAIALINALFLKAPEDRRQEEYTNPLEQHLTEMASTLAQKHLRSIILNHVIRGNRPIKAEMAHQLYVLQVLTFNLLEERMMTKMDPNDQAQRDIIFELRRIAFDGENDPTGTEKRKAMYTKDYKMLGFTNHVNPAMDFTQTPPGMLALDNMLYLAKVHQDTYIRIVLENSSREDKHECPFGRCAIELTRMLCEILQVGELPNEGCNDYHPMFFTHDRAWEEFFCVCIQLLNKTWKEMRATAEDFNKVMQVVREQITRALAMKPSSIDQLKNKLRGLNYSEILRLRQSERMSQDDFQSPPIIELRERIQPEILELIKQQRLNRLCEGSCFRKLGNRRRQEKFWFCRLSLNHKVLHYGDLDESPQGEVPFELLSDKIPVSDIKSVVTGKDCPHMKEKSALKQNKEVLELAFSVLYDPDETLNFVAPNKYEYCIWTDGLCALLGREMGSDLTRSDLDTLISMEMKLRLLDLENITIPEAPPPVPKEPSSYNFTYNYS, from the exons ATGCCTCCCCCAGCTGACATTGTGAAGGTGGCCATTGAATGGCCCGGTGCCAATGCTCAACTTATAGAGATGGACCAG AAAAGACCTTTGTCCTCAATAATTCGGGAAGTATGTGATGG CTGGTCTTTGTCAGGATCAGAACAGTTCGCCCTGCGTTATGCTGACGGTCCTCAGCTGTATATCACTGAGCAG AGCCGTGGGGACATTAAGAATGGGACAATCCTTCGATTAGCGATTTCTCCC GCTCGTGCTGCTCGTCAGCTCCTGGAGAGGATCCAGTCTCACGGTATCGATGCTCGCCTCGAGGCTCTGAAGGAGCTCGCCAAGCTGTCTGCGGACCCAACGTTTGCCACAGAGTTCATCAACATGGAGGGCATAGGGACACTGGCTCGTCTTGTAGAGAGCGGCACCCA CTTCGGTGAAATGCTGGCCTTCACTCTCACTGCCTTCCTGGAGCTAATGGATCATGGCATTGTGTCCTGGGACCTTATCTCCCTCTCATTTATCAAACAG ATTGCGGGCTACGTGAACCAGCCGATGGTGGATGTGTCCATCCTGCAGCGCTCCCTGGCCATCCTTGAGAGCATGGTCCTGAACAGCCACAGCCTCTACCACCGAGTGGCCCAGGAAATCACTGTGGGACAGCTCATCGGGCACCTGCAagt GTCAAACCAGGAGATCCAGACCTACGCCATCGCCCTCATCAATGCTCTTTTCCTGAAGGCACCAGAGGACAGGCGGCAG gaggAGTATACTAACCCGCTGGAGCAGCACCTCACT GAAATGGCAAGCACTTTGGCTCAGAAGCACCTGCGGTCCATCATCCTAAAT CATGTTATAAGAGGAAATCGACCAATCAAAGCAGAAATGGCACATCAGCTGTATGTGCTGCAGGtgctgacctttaacctcttGGAAGAGAGAATGATGACCAAAATGGACCCAAACGACCAG GCTCAGAGAGACATCATCTTTGAGCTGCGTAGAATTGCCTTTGATGGAGAAAATGACCCCACTGGCACGGAGAAGAGAAAGGCCATGTACACCAAGGACTACAAGATGCTGGGTTTCACT aaCCATGTGAACCCGGCTATGGACTTCACCCAGACTCCTCCAGGGATGCTGGCTCTGGACAACATGCTGTATCTGGCCAAGGTTCACCAGGATACGTACATCAGG ATTGTCCTGGAGAACAGCAGTCGTGAGGATAAGCATGAGTGTCCCTTTGGTCGCTGCGCCATCGAACTCACTCGAATGCTGTGCGAGATACTCCAGGTCGGAGAACTAC CTAACGAGGGCTGCAATGACTATCACCCCATGTTCTTCACCCATGACCGGGCATGGGAGGAATTCTTTTGTGTCTGCATCCAGCTTCTTAATAAGACCTGGAAGGAGATGAGGGCCACAGCTGAGGACTTCAACAAG GTGATGCAAGTGGTCCGTGAGCAAATCACCAGGGCTCTGGCAATGAAGCCGTCGTCTATAGATCAGCTGAAGAACAAACTGCGAGGCCTCAACTATTCAGAGATCCTGCGTCTGCGGCAGTCAGAAAGAATGAGCCAGGATGACTTCCAGTCTCCACCTATCAT tgAACTGCGGGAGAGAATTCAGCCTGAGATCCTAGAGCTCATCAAGCAGCAACGACTCAACCGGCTGTGCGAAGGGAGTTGCTTCCGTAAATTGGGGAACCGCCGCAGGCAAG AGAAGTTCTGGTTCTGCCGACTCTCTCTGAATCACAAAGTGCTGCACTACGGGGACTTGGATGAGTCACCTCAGGGTGAAGTGCCTTTTGAGCTCCTCAGTGACAAGA TTCCCGTCTCAGATATCAAGTCTGTGGTGACAGGGAAGGACTGCCCTCACATGAAAGAGAAAAGtgctctaaaacaaaacaag GAGGTGCTGGAGTTGGCCTTCTCTGTCCTCTATGATCCAGATGAAACACTCAATTTTGTTGCACCCAACAAATATGAG tATTGCATCTGGACTGATGGGCTGTGTGCGCTGCTGGGCAGAGAGATGGGCAGTGATCTGACGCGCAGTGACCTAGATACTCTCATCAGCATGGAGAtgaagctccgcctcctcgACCTTGAGAACATCACAATCCCAGAAGCACCGCCTCCCGTGCCAAAGGAGCCTAGCTCATATAACTTCACCTACAACTACAGCTGA